Proteins from a genomic interval of Candidatus Atribacteria bacterium:
- a CDS encoding DUF4416 family protein, with product MGKIFSPKPVKLVISMFTSGNKIFEVYQKLLIKKFGEVDIESNTQIFNYTDYYEDEFGQNLMQKLLSFSTLIRPEELVEIKTITNDLEKNNITKDINSDINEYKRIINIDPGYISLDKFILASTKNG from the coding sequence ATGGGAAAGATTTTTTCACCAAAACCAGTTAAACTTGTAATTAGTATGTTCACCTCGGGAAACAAAATATTTGAAGTATACCAAAAATTATTGATTAAAAAGTTCGGGGAAGTTGATATCGAAAGCAATACTCAAATTTTTAATTACACAGATTATTATGAAGATGAATTTGGTCAAAATTTAATGCAAAAATTACTTTCTTTTTCCACTTTGATAAGGCCAGAAGAGCTTGTAGAAATCAAAACAATAACCAATGATTTGGAAAAGAATAATATTACTAAAGATATTAATTCCGATATAAACGAATATAAACGAATAATAAATATTGATCCGGGATATATTAGCTTAGATAAATTCATTCTAGCCAGCACAAAAAATGGAC